The nucleotide window TCGCCCCAACCGTCGTACACGCCGCCGATGTTGCTCAATGCGGCGGCCTCGTTCCCGCGGTCGCCGGCGGCCCGGTACAGGCCCAGCGCGCGGTCGTAGACGGCCAGCGCCTCGGCCGGGAATCCGGTGACCTGTTTGGCCCAACCCAGGTGGTAGTAGGCGGCGGCGTCCTCGCCAAGGGTCAGGGTCTGCTCGGCCAGCCGGATCACGTCGGCGAACCGCGACCGGGCCAGCCACACGCGACCGACCCGGTCACCGACAACCCGCGCGATCGCCGCGTCCTGGCCGGCCACCGCCAGGCGATGCACCTCCACAAACCGCGCCACCGATGTCATCGCGATCTCGTCTGCTCCTGACGGGCAAGCTCCAGCATGGCGGTGTCGCGGTCCAGATTGGGGCGGCCGACCTGCCGGTCCAGCTCCACGACCTGCTCCAGCTCGGCGACGGCCCGGCCCAGCTCGCCCAGCTGGCGATGGATCATGGCGATGTTGTAGAGCGTGACTGCCTCACCGGCCCGGTCACCGACCTCCCGCAGGATCGCGCGGGCCTGGCCGAGGTACTCCAGCGCCCGCCCAGGATCACCTGACCCGTCGTACACCAGGGCGATGTTGTTCAGGGTGATGGCTTCACCGGCCCGATCGCCGACCTCGTGGCGGATCGGCAGGGCTTGCAGGAAGTGGTCCAGCGCCTGCTTCCGGTCGCCCAGCCCGGCGTGCACGAAACCGATGTTGTTCAACGCGGTGGCTTCACTGGCCCGGTTCCCGACCTCCCGGACGATGAGCAGGGCTTGGCCGTAGTGGTTCAGCGACTGCTCCGGGTCGCCCAGCCCGTCGTACACGCTGCCGATGTTGTTCAGCGTGACGGCCTCGTTGGCCCGGTCACCTACCTGCCGGAAGATCGGCAGGGCCTGCCCGAAGTAGTCCATCGCCCGCTGCCGGTCACCCAACCCGGCGTACACGCCACCGATGTTGCTCAACGTGGCGGCCTCGTTCCCGCGCTCCTGGGCGGCCCGGTACAGGCTCAACGCGCGGTCGTAGGCGGCCAGCGCCTCCATCGGGAAACCGGTGGCCTGTCTGCCCCGGCCCAGGTCGTAGAAGGCGCCGGCGTCCTCACCCAGCGCCAGGGTCTGCTCGGCCAACCGGATCACGTCGGCGAACCGCGACCGGACCAGCCACACCCGACCGACCCGGTCACCCACCGTGCGCGCGATCGTGGCTTCGCGTCCGGCCACCGCCAGGCGATGCACCTCCACCAGCTGAGCCATCGACGCCGTCACGGCTCGGCCCCCGGAACCGTTCCCGCCTGTTCCTGGCGGACCTGCTCCAGCATCGCGGTGTCGGACTCCAGGTCAGGGTGGCTGACCTGGCGGTCCAGCTCCACGACCTGCTCCAGTTCGTCGACGGCCCAGCCCAGCTCACCCCAGCGGCGGTAGATCATGGCGATGTTGAACCGCGTGACGGCCTCACCGGCCCGGTCACCGACCTCGCGGCGAATCGGCAGAGCCTGGCCGAAGTAGTCCAGCGCCTGTTGAAGGTCGCCCAGCCCTTCGTGCACCAGGCCGATGTTGTTCAGCGTGACGGCTTCACCGGCCCGGTCGCCGACCTCACGGCGCATCGGCAGCGCCCGCTCGAAGTGGTCCAGCGCCTGCTCCAGGTCGCCCAGTCCGTTGTACGCAAGGCCGATGTTGTTCAACATGACGGCTTCACCGGCCCGGTTCCCGACCTCCCGGACGATGAGCAGGGCCTGCCCGTAGTAGTCCAGCGCCTGCTGCCGGTCGCCCAGCCCGTCGTACACGTGGCCGAGGTTGCCCAGCGTGGCGGCTTCACCGTCCCGGTCACCGACCTCCCGCTGGATCGGCAGGGCCTGGCCGTAGTAGTCCAGCGCCCGCTGCCGGTCGCCCAAACCGTCGTACACGGCACCGATGTTGCCCAGCGCGGCGGCCTCGTTCACCCGCTCCTGGCGAGCCCGGAACAGGGTCAGCGCGCGGTCGTAGGCGGCCAGCGCCTCGGCCGGGTAACCGGTGACCTGCCTGGCCCATCCCAGGTCGTAGTAGGCGCCGGCGTCATCGCCCAGCGTCAGGGTGAGCTCGGCCATCCGCATCACGTCGGCGAAGCGCGACCGGACCAGCCACACTCGACCGACCAGATTTCCCACCGAACTCGCGATCCCGGCCTCGCGGCCGGCCACCGCCAGGCGATGCACCTCCACCAGCTGGGCGATCGACGTCATCGCGGGCCCGGAATCGATCCGGCCTGTTCCTGGCGGACACGCTCGAGAACGGCGGTGTCGGACTCCAGGTCGGGGTGGCCGACCAGCCGGTCCAGCTCCACGACCTGCTCCAGCTCGGCGACGGCCCGGTCAAGCTCGCCCAGCTCGCGGTAGACCATGGCGGTGCTGAACCGCGTGACAGCCTCACCGGCCCGGTCACCGACCTCCCGGCGAATCGGCAGGGCCTGCCCGAAGTAGTCCAGCGCCCGCTGCCGATCACCCAACCCGGCGTACACGCCGCCGATGTTGTTCAACGTGGCGGCCACTCCCGCCCGCAATCCGACCTCACGCAGGATCGGCAGGGCCTGCCCGTAGTAGTCCAGCGCCCGCCGGCGGTCGCCCATCCTGTCGTTCACGCTGCCGATGTTGTTCAACGCGGCGGCCTCACCCGCCCGGTCACCGACCTCCCGCACGATGGGCAGGACCTGCCCGAAGTAGTCCAGCGCCCGCTGGTGCTCACCCAGCTCGGCGTACACGCCGCCGATGTTGTTCAACGCGGTGGCTTCACCCGCCCGGTCACCGACCTCCCGCACG belongs to Amorphoplanes digitatis and includes:
- a CDS encoding tetratricopeptide repeat protein; this encodes MAQLVEVHRLAVAGREATIARTVGDRVGRVWLVRSRFADVIRLAEQTLALGEDAGAFYDLGRGRQATGFPMEALAAYDRALSLYRAAQERGNEAATLSNIGGVYAGLGDRQRAMDYFGQALPIFRQVGDRANEAVTLNNIGSVYDGLGDPEQSLNHYGQALLIVREVGNRASEATALNNIGFVHAGLGDRKQALDHFLQALPIRHEVGDRAGEAITLNNIALVYDGSGDPGRALEYLGQARAILREVGDRAGEAVTLYNIAMIHRQLGELGRAVAELEQVVELDRQVGRPNLDRDTAMLELARQEQTRSR
- a CDS encoding tetratricopeptide repeat protein, encoding MTSIAQLVEVHRLAVAGREAGIASSVGNLVGRVWLVRSRFADVMRMAELTLTLGDDAGAYYDLGWARQVTGYPAEALAAYDRALTLFRARQERVNEAAALGNIGAVYDGLGDRQRALDYYGQALPIQREVGDRDGEAATLGNLGHVYDGLGDRQQALDYYGQALLIVREVGNRAGEAVMLNNIGLAYNGLGDLEQALDHFERALPMRREVGDRAGEAVTLNNIGLVHEGLGDLQQALDYFGQALPIRREVGDRAGEAVTRFNIAMIYRRWGELGWAVDELEQVVELDRQVSHPDLESDTAMLEQVRQEQAGTVPGAEP